The window CCCGTTCTCATCGATGGTCTTCGACACCTGGGCGAAGGCCGGGTTCACGGCAGCCTGAGCCTCCAGCACCTCGGGCATGGGCGGGATGCCGCCCGCCTCGGCGTACTGGGTCATCGCGTCGGTCGAGGCCAGGAACGAGAGGAACTTCTTCGCTGCGGCCTTGTTCTCGCTGTACTTGTTCAGCGAGACGGCGAGTGCGTGCACGTGGGTCTTTCCGCCCGGAACCGGAGCGATCGCGATCTTCCCGGCCACGTCAGGCGACTGAGCGGGGTCGTTCAGTGCTGCGAAGGCGGCGGACCACTGGATGGCGAACGCGGTGTCGCCCGACTGCAGTGCAGCCTGGGTCTCGGGGAACTCGGCCTGTGCGCTGTCGGGGGAGGTCCAGCCGTTCTCGTAGATGTCGGCATAGAGCTCGACGGCCTTCTTGGCAGCATCGCTCGTGAGCGCGGCCTGGCCGTCTTCCTCCCAGTTGCCGCCGTAGCCCCACAGCACGTCGTTCCAGATCATCGTGTTGTAGAGGAGATTCTTCGCCTGCAGGATGGTGCCGTACTCGGTGGGGGAGTCGGGGTTCTCGCTCTTCGAGAAGTAGGCCGCTGCCACCTTGAAATCGTCCAGATCCCACTCGGCGGGGTCTTTCGGGGCGCGCTTCTCGCCCAGGACCGATTCGCTGACCGTCTCGTACTCGGCCTGTGCGGCCGGGTCGCTCAGCAGAGCATCGACGAGGTCTTTGCGGTAGAGCAGGAAGTGGTTGCTCACGTCCAGCGGAAGCGCGTACAACTCGTCCTCGTAGGTGAGGCCTTCCGCCGCTACCGGGAAGTACGCCGAGGTGTCGATGTCGGTGAGCGGCTCGAGCGACGGAGCGAACTGGCCGATGTTGTACGACGCGGTGAAATAGATGTCGACGTCCGAGGACTTCGACGCCATCAGCGCCGCCTCCTTCGAGAACGTGTCCTGCCGCGACAGCAGCGTCAGCTCGACGTCGACCCCGTCGTCTTTGCCCTGACCGGCGTTGTAGGCGTCTACGACCTTGCTCATCGCATCGCCCTCAGGCCCAGGCCAGGCGACCAGCTTGACGGTACCTTCACCGGAACCCTCATCGCCGGCCGAGCCGTTCGAGCCCGCCGAACAGCCGGCCAGCAGCGCTGCCGACACGAACATCGCGCCGAGCGCCATTGCTTTCCTACGCATCATTCCTCCAGTGGTACGGTCCAGTTGAGATCTTCACTCTGCCATACAGTCTGGCGCGCTAACCAACACGTAACCCAACCGAAACATTGGTACGGTCCAGTTTGGCGACGGCTTCCAGCTGACCTCCACCCGACTGGCTCTCGCCGTCATGTAGGGCGCGATCTGCGGTTCATCCGTATCAACGGGACGGTCGTGGGCGCCCTCGCGGGCGTCGGCATCTTCGCCATCGCGTCGGCGCGGCAGGCGCTCCTCGCCCGGGTTGCGGGCTTCTTTTTCCCCAGTCGGTGAGATATCCTTGCAATCACGACGGGCTGGCTTCCAGAACGTTGTTCGCCTAAGACCTCGCCTCGTGCGGGGTTTTAGTGCTTGAGGCGTCCAAACCCTCGCCACTCTGGTCACAGGAGCGAGCGTCTGCCAGAGCTTCTCCACCTCGGCTCGGGTGCGAGGATCCTTCTCGACGTGGCCGTCGTAACGACGGTAGAGATAAGCGATCAGGTCGGCGACCTGCAACCCCGGCGTCGTGGTGGAGCACGCGAACGTGATGGGTGTCTCGATGTGGGCGAGCCTCGTCGGCCGTCCCGCGATCGTCCCGAGCTGCCGATACGTCTCGACCTGGGTCATGTGCGACTCCTGATCCGGGAGCTCGTCAGCCACCACCCGCACGTGCTCGCCCCGCTGCCGACCGCAGGCGCTCACCTCCTCGAGAACGTGTTGCAGCACGATCCTGTGTGGAGGATCGGGATACCTGTACCGAGCGCGGAGGCGCGGGATGTCCACTCCTCGCACGCACACGATGCCGGAAAGCTTCGCGATATTCGTCAGAGCCTGCTGGTAGATGGCGATCGCCGATCGCTGCTGACCCCGCAGCGCCTTCCACGACCCCCTGCCCGACATGATCTCGTGGGCGTGCAATTCGGCACCGGGCGGGACACCGAACCCTTCTGCGTACCTCGCAGCGTCCGCGACGGCAGCGTTCAGGATCGCCAGGTCCTTGGACTCGATGGTGAACGCGGCAATGTAGTACCGGTTCTGCGTGTACGACTCGTCGAGGAAGGAAATGAGCACATATCATTATCCTGCGTGCCAGACGACGACCTGACTTCAGCCAGACTGGCCCTGTGACCAGCCCGAGCTACCCCGTCGTCGACGTCCTGCGAACCAGGCACACGGGGTACCTGCTCGCGACGTCGCTGCTCGGTCGCCTCCCCGGCGCCATGGCCGCCCTCGCGATCGTGCAGCTCGTGCGCTCCACCAGCGGCGACTTCGCCTTCGCCGGCCTCATCACCGCCGTCTACGTCATCGCCGGCGCGGTGGGCCAGCCGCTTCTCGGACGACTGATCGACCGTCTCGGGCAGGTCGCTGTTCTGACCGTCAGCGGCATCCTGAGCTTTCTCGCCTTCACCGGCATGGCGCTGACCCTCGAACCGCTGCCGGGGCTGGCCGTGGCGCTCGCCGCAGCCGCCGGGGTGTTCACGCCGCCGCTCGAGCCGGCGCTGCGGGCGCTGTGGCCGCGGCTCGTGGCGCCCGGCCCGCAGCTGAAGGCGGCCTTCAGCCTGGATGCGGGCGCCCAGGAGATCATCTTCATCGTCGGCCCGCTGCTCACCGTGGTCGGCATCGCGGTGTTCGGCCCGGTCGGCAACCTGCTGTTCGCGGGCGCGCTCGGGTTGGTCGGAGCGGTCGCCTTCGTTCTCGACGCCGTCCCGCGCGCGGCCTCGACGAGCCGGGGCAGCGGTGGCCCCCGGCATCCCGGCGTGCGTTCGCCCATCCTCATCCCGGCGGTCGCGCGGGTGGCCGTGTTCACGTTCGGCATCGGCGTGCCCGTCGGCGCGCTGACCATCGTCGCGACGGCGTCCGAGGCGGCCCGCTCGAACGAGGGGCTGGCGGGGTGGATGCTCGCCGTGAACGCCCTCGGAGCCCTCGTCGGGGCGACCGTCGTCGGCATCCGTCCGCTCGGTTCCACGCCGGCGCGCCTCCTTACCGTGTGCGGTGTGCTCCTCGCCGTCGGCTACCTCCCGCTCGCCGCGACCGCACTTCCCACCTGGGCGTACATCGCCGTGGCCGGCATCTCGGGGCTGATGCTCCCGCCGACCCTAGGCCAGGTCTTCGAGCGGATCTCGCAGCTCAGCCCTGCCGCGGCCCTCACCGAGGCGAACGGCTGGGTCGTGAGCGCCATGACCCTCGGGGTCGGGGCGGGCACCCTCGTGGCCGGCGCGGTCGTCGGGGCGGCCGGCACGTCGATGGTGGCGTGGATCGTCCTCGGCGCGTCGACCCTCACCGCTCTGCTGTCTCTGGTCGCGCTGCCCGGCAGAGCGGCCGTCCCGACGGATCTTCCCGTGAACATCGCGCGCCAGTAGCCTGACAACGCATCGGCGGAAGACTCCGCACGCGTCGAGGGAGAGCACCGGATGAGGTCACTGCACTACGGGATCAACATCACCCTCGACGGCTGCGTGCATCACGAAGCGGGGATCGCCCCCGACGAGGAGTCGATGCGCTACTGGACCGCCCAGATCGACCGAGCAGACGCGCTGCTCTACGGCCGCGTCACCTACGAGATGATGGAGTCGGCCTGGCGCCGGCCGGCCTCGGGTGGGTGGCCGGACTGGATGAGCGAGTCCGACATCCCGTTCGCCGAGAGCATCGACCGCACGAAGAAGTATGTCGTGTCGAGCAACCTCGACGAGGTCGACTGGAACGCCGAACTCGTGCGGGGCGATCTCGAGCAGGCGGTGCGGAGGCTCAAGGAGGAGCCGGGAGAGAGCCTGTCCGTCGGGGGAGTGCAGCTGCCGCTGGCGCTCGCCGATCTGGGGCTGATCGACGAGTACGCGTTCGTGGTGCATCCGGTGATCGCCGGCCACGGCCCGACGCTGTTCGCGGGTCTGCGCGAGAGACTCGAGCTCGAGCTCGTCGACCGCCAGGACTTCCGCTCAGGAGCCATCGCCCTGCTCTACCGGCCCGCCACCGCGTGAGCCCTCGATCAGGGCTGGTCTCCCGGCGCGGATCGCTCGTGAGGATCGAAGTACTCAGATCGGAACAGGCGTCCAACCGGTACCCTTGATACATGCCCCTGTTGGATCGCATCGTCGTCGACCCGGAGATCGTGCACGGCCGTCCGGCCGTTCGCGGCACGCGCGTGCGTGTGACCGACGTTCTTTCACTCCTGGCTGCGGGCGCGTCCGAGGCGGAAATCCTCGAGGACTATCCCTACCTGACGGCAGACGACATCCGAGCCTGCCTCGCCTACGCGGCCGCTCAGGCCGATCACCCCATCCTGCTTGCTTCTTAGGCCGTGCGTTTCCTCGTCGACGCACAGCTGCCTCCCGCGCTGGCCCGCATGCTGTCCGATCACGGCCACTATTCGGAGCATGTGACGGACATCGGCCCAGCGGACGCGTCGGATCGAGAGCTGTGGAGGTACGCACTCGAGAACAGCGCGGTCCTCGTCACGAAGGACGAGGACTTCCCGAGCATGGTCGCTCTCGGCGGTCAGGCGCCGGCGATCGTGTGGATCCGCGTCGGCAACACGAGGCGCTACGCGCTGCTCGAGTGGTTCGAGCCCCTGATCGACACCGTGGTCGAGATGATCGAAGCCGGTAACGCCCTCATCGAACTCCGTTAGGCCTGAATCGAGGACTGGTTAGGAGTGCACCGGCTTGCGATCAGACAGTCTTCTGAGCGTGAGGCGACGCTTAAGGAAGCAGTGTCGCTACGACGTCGCTGGTATAGCCGTCAGGGCCGAATTCGACCCAGAACGTCGCTATCCAAAGGCCACCGCCGAAGAACTGCGTCTCCCCACCAGACGCTGTCGCGTCCTGATGGCTGGTTGAACAGCGCGTGCCCTGCTCCTGAGATTCGCAGACGTAGCCCGAGGACGACGCTGTCGAAATGAGACCGAGTTGCTCTTCAGGCGAGATCAAGCTGACAGAAGTCGTGAGTCCGACGCCTCCTGCCCCGCTCGGACTAGCCCAGAAGCAATCGAGACGGTCCCTTGTCTCGAGCATCGGCAGCAGCTCGGAACTCTTGGTGCCCAGGCTGGCCGCCCCGTCAACTTCGGTCCATGGAGGGTTGAGTTCAAGTCGTCCCGCTGCCTCTTGGAGATTCTCAAAGTAGGGCGGGCTGTATATCAGATCGCACGAAGTCGGCAGGGCAGAAGTCGCCGCCGGGGACGTAGTCGGGGCAGCCGCGGGCGTGCTTGCAATCGTCGCCGTCGCATTGTCCGTTGCCGTTGCCGTTGCCGTTGCCGAGGGCATCGCGGTCGGGTCGAGGGTCGTCGCTACTGGCTCACCGGCGCAGCCCGCCAGTAGCACGAGGGCGATCGGCAGGAGCACGAGCTTCCCGGCGCAACCTCTCATGCCCTCACTGTAACCTCACGGCTACACCTGTCGGGCGGCCGATCGTGTTCTTGCTGCGCCTCGCCGTATCGACCTGTCGGCGCAGCTGACACTCGCCCCTGGTGTTCCGTGCCTAGCTGGTGGCGGATGCGTCTTCGATTATGGGGTGCTGCTCCACGTTCCATACGCGGGGATGAACCGTCACAGCGATCTCGAACGAGAGTCAGTCCCGCTCAGCTCGGGTTAGCTCGATGTGCTTTGGCACGTTGGGGGCCACGATCGCCGCCTCAGCGGCCCTCCGACACACGAGCTCTGCCCTGAGTTGTATCTCGGTGATCATTGTGCGGCATCCGGCGCCGCGCTCGGCTCGGGAGTTGGTCTGGGGGCAGCGGTGGGAGTGGACGCGGCGGTGGGAATCGGAGTCGGGGTGAGGACGGTCGACTCCGGCACGGCATTGGTGGAGCGGAACGGCGGCGTCGCCGGCAGTGCGTCGCGAGCATCCACGTCGCCCTCATCGAGGGGTGCCTCCCTCAGCGGGTACACGTTCCAGAGGTTGCGGTTCGCGCCGGCCGCCAGGGGCACGGTGACCGTGGTTCCGTCCTCGCTGTAGCCGAAGTCCTCGTCGACGAGCGCGGCCCCGGTGGCCACCAGCGGCTCACCGTTCTGGTCGAACAGCTGGAGGTCGGTGACGGGGTTGCCCTCGGCGTCGTAGCCGAAGATGTTCGTGACGCGCTGCCCGTCGAACCACAGCCCGGTCGGATCGGTGTACGAGACGGCGGAGGAGGATCCTTCGTTCGCCCTGGCCTCGTTCAGCGCCCACACCGCGACGAACGGCAGGGCCACGATCGCGATCACCGAGACGGCCACCCGGAGGCCCCGAAGGAAGCGCCCGGGCGCCCACCGCCCGCGCCCCCACTGCACGCTCAGCACGAGGGAGGCGAACAGCATCACCCACATCACCAGCCCCGTCGGCACCAGTGCGCTCTGCCCCAGCACGACGACCGTGAGCAGCTGGTAGACGACCCACCCGCGCAGCACCCACCACACCGGCCGCACGGCGAGGGCGAACCCGACCATCCCCGACCCGAGGCGGGTCGAGTGGGCGATCCTCCGAGTCGCGGCCTCGAGCGCGTCGAGCCTCTGCTCCACGCGACGCCGCAGCGGCAGGGCCGAACTGGTGCGTGGCGGTAGACCAGCGGATGCGCGCAGCTCCTCCGCATAGGCGGCCGGGTCGTCGAGATGCAGATCGCCCTGCTCGTCGGAGGCCTGCTCGGAGAGGTCGGCCTCGAGCCCGCCGGTGAGGTCGTCGATGTCTTCGAGAGGGAGGTCGTCGAGGTGGCGCCTGACTGCGGCGGCGAAGTCCGCGATCGTCTTGTCGAGGGTGGCCGTTGGTTCGCTCACTTGTTCTCTCCGATCGTGCGAAGCGCGGTCTTCTTCGGTGGGGTCTCGGCCAGCAGGGCCGACATGGCCCCCGCGAAGTCGGACCAGGTGGTGCGCTGGCGGGCCAGCATGTCGCGACCCTCGGCGTTGATGGCGTAGTACTTGCGATGCGGGCCCCCGTCGGAGGGAACCACGTAGCTCGACAGCGCGCCCGCCGCGTAGAGCCGGCGCAACGTTCCGTAGACCGACGCGTCACCGACGTCGCCCAGCCCCGCGTCGCGCAGGCGCCGCACGATGTCGTACCCGTACCCGTCGTCGTGCTGCACGACCGCAAGCACGGCCACGTCGAGCACACCCTTGAGCAGTTGCGTCGTATCCACTGCACCTCCACTGTGTCGAAATACAAGGTACCACGGAGTGCGCGGTAGTGCGCACTGGGGAGTGAATGTGCCGCCACGCCATGGCGAGTGGATACGGCGGTCATTTGGTCTTCCGCCTCATCCATAGAGCGCGGATCTCCTCGCGGGAGCGATGGTCGTGGTGGCGACTCAGCCCGGTCAGGAGGCACCTCCCTCGGCCCATTCTCGCGAGACTGTGCACTCCCTACCCGTCACGCTCTTGACCGACACGGCGGATCGGATCATCCCATGCGAGGGCGGCCGGATGGCGCGGTGGGCGCGCAGTTCGAGGTCGGGGAGAGTGGCCCTCTCCGCACTGGCCACGGTTCTGTCCTTGCTCGCGTTGCCCGGCGGTTCCGCCCTCCACTTGGTGGTCAGAAAGATCCACCTGACGCTAGCGCCGCAGAACGGCGAGTCTCTGGAGGCTCGGCCACTTCTGAGGCGGACGGCGTCACAACCAGCATCTACATGTGAGGATGACCTATTGCAGTCCGCTAATTGGGGGAACTATTGTCAACGTCGATATTGCTCAATGCATTCGTACCGGCCGAGAGCATGGGGGATC of the Herbiconiux flava genome contains:
- a CDS encoding extracellular solute-binding protein, whose translation is MSKVVDAYNAGQGKDDGVDVELTLLSRQDTFSKEAALMASKSSDVDIYFTASYNIGQFAPSLEPLTDIDTSAYFPVAAEGLTYEDELYALPLDVSNHFLLYRKDLVDALLSDPAAQAEYETVSESVLGEKRAPKDPAEWDLDDFKVAAAYFSKSENPDSPTEYGTILQAKNLLYNTMIWNDVLWGYGGNWEEDGQAALTSDAAKKAVELYADIYENGWTSPDSAQAEFPETQAALQSGDTAFAIQWSAAFAALNDPAQSPDVAGKIAIAPVPGGKTHVHALAVSLNKYSENKAAAKKFLSFLASTDAMTQYAEAGGIPPMPEVLEAQAAVNPAFAQVSKTIDENGFSEPVFPQTFQAYSKLAEDLSGAWVGQTDVDDALETANANLQELLG
- a CDS encoding MFS transporter, producing MTSPSYPVVDVLRTRHTGYLLATSLLGRLPGAMAALAIVQLVRSTSGDFAFAGLITAVYVIAGAVGQPLLGRLIDRLGQVAVLTVSGILSFLAFTGMALTLEPLPGLAVALAAAAGVFTPPLEPALRALWPRLVAPGPQLKAAFSLDAGAQEIIFIVGPLLTVVGIAVFGPVGNLLFAGALGLVGAVAFVLDAVPRAASTSRGSGGPRHPGVRSPILIPAVARVAVFTFGIGVPVGALTIVATASEAARSNEGLAGWMLAVNALGALVGATVVGIRPLGSTPARLLTVCGVLLAVGYLPLAATALPTWAYIAVAGISGLMLPPTLGQVFERISQLSPAAALTEANGWVVSAMTLGVGAGTLVAGAVVGAAGTSMVAWIVLGASTLTALLSLVALPGRAAVPTDLPVNIARQ
- a CDS encoding dihydrofolate reductase family protein; translation: MRSLHYGINITLDGCVHHEAGIAPDEESMRYWTAQIDRADALLYGRVTYEMMESAWRRPASGGWPDWMSESDIPFAESIDRTKKYVVSSNLDEVDWNAELVRGDLEQAVRRLKEEPGESLSVGGVQLPLALADLGLIDEYAFVVHPVIAGHGPTLFAGLRERLELELVDRQDFRSGAIALLYRPATA
- a CDS encoding DUF433 domain-containing protein — translated: MPLLDRIVVDPEIVHGRPAVRGTRVRVTDVLSLLAAGASEAEILEDYPYLTADDIRACLAYAAAQADHPILLAS
- a CDS encoding DUF5615 family PIN-like protein, with translation MRFLVDAQLPPALARMLSDHGHYSEHVTDIGPADASDRELWRYALENSAVLVTKDEDFPSMVALGGQAPAIVWIRVGNTRRYALLEWFEPLIDTVVEMIEAGNALIELR
- a CDS encoding PadR family transcriptional regulator; the encoded protein is MDTTQLLKGVLDVAVLAVVQHDDGYGYDIVRRLRDAGLGDVGDASVYGTLRRLYAAGALSSYVVPSDGGPHRKYYAINAEGRDMLARQRTTWSDFAGAMSALLAETPPKKTALRTIGENK